The Prevotella melaninogenica genome window below encodes:
- a CDS encoding adenylosuccinate synthase has product MNTGKVDVLLGLQWGDEGKGKVVDVLTPRYDVVARFQGGPNAGHTLEFEGQKYVLRSIPSGIFQGGKVNIIGNGVVLAPDLFMGEAKDLEKSGHPLKERLHISKKAHLIMPTHRILDRAYEAAKGKDKVGTTGKGIGPTYTDKISRNGLRVGDILCDFEQKYAAHKDRHMKMLAALGWTDFEGLEETEKLWMEGIAYMKEFKFVDSENEINRLLRESKHILCEGAQGTMLDVDFGSYPFVTSSNTICAGACTGLGIGPNKVGNVYGIMKAYCTRVGSGPFPTELFDETGKTIRDLGHEYGAVTGRERRCGWIDLVQLRYSVMVNGVTELIMMKSDVLDSFETIKACVAYELPDGTETKDFPYEIDNVKPIYKDFRGWKKDMTKCKSQDEFPEEFREYVAFLENYLETRIGIISVGPDREQTIVL; this is encoded by the coding sequence ATGAACACAGGTAAAGTAGACGTCCTGTTGGGTCTCCAATGGGGTGATGAAGGAAAAGGTAAGGTTGTAGACGTGCTCACACCACGCTACGATGTAGTAGCTCGTTTCCAAGGAGGTCCGAACGCAGGACACACTCTTGAGTTCGAAGGTCAGAAATACGTGCTGCGTTCTATACCATCAGGCATCTTCCAAGGTGGCAAAGTTAACATCATTGGCAATGGAGTCGTTTTAGCTCCAGATCTCTTTATGGGTGAAGCAAAAGACCTTGAGAAGAGTGGACATCCTCTAAAGGAGCGTCTACATATCTCAAAGAAAGCCCACCTTATCATGCCAACACATCGTATCCTTGACCGTGCTTACGAAGCAGCAAAGGGTAAAGACAAGGTTGGAACTACTGGCAAGGGTATTGGTCCTACTTATACTGATAAGATCAGTCGAAATGGTTTACGTGTTGGTGATATCCTCTGTGACTTCGAACAAAAGTATGCTGCTCATAAGGATCGTCATATGAAAATGCTTGCAGCACTTGGTTGGACAGACTTTGAAGGCTTAGAAGAGACTGAGAAGCTTTGGATGGAAGGCATAGCATATATGAAGGAGTTTAAGTTTGTTGATTCTGAAAATGAAATCAACCGCCTCCTTCGTGAAAGTAAGCATATTCTTTGCGAAGGTGCGCAAGGAACAATGTTGGACGTAGACTTTGGTTCTTATCCTTTCGTAACTTCTTCAAATACAATTTGTGCAGGTGCTTGTACTGGACTTGGTATTGGTCCTAATAAGGTGGGTAATGTCTATGGTATCATGAAGGCTTACTGTACTCGTGTCGGCTCTGGTCCATTCCCAACAGAATTATTTGACGAGACCGGAAAGACGATTCGTGATCTCGGCCATGAGTATGGAGCTGTTACCGGACGTGAGCGCCGTTGTGGTTGGATTGACCTTGTTCAGCTTCGCTACTCTGTAATGGTAAATGGTGTGACTGAGCTTATTATGATGAAGAGTGATGTTCTTGATAGCTTCGAAACTATCAAGGCATGCGTTGCATACGAGTTGCCAGATGGTACAGAGACAAAGGACTTCCCTTACGAGATTGATAATGTGAAACCAATCTACAAGGATTTCCGCGGTTGGAAGAAAGATATGACAAAATGTAAGTCACAGGATGAATTCCCAGAGGAGTTCCGTGAGTATGTAGCTTTCCTTGAGAACTATCTTGAGACCCGCATTGGTATTATCTCTGTTGGTCCTGACCGCGAACAAACGATCGTTTTATAA
- the pncB gene encoding nicotinate phosphoribosyltransferase has protein sequence MRQIINHFTDDDLYKLTMCCAVIDNYPRAHVCYQFVDRDDTVYPEGFAREVEHQIELLETVVITDEEINFLRQKCNYLPEWFLTYLRGFRFSREWVKVWQDEDRHLHIEFEGLWADTILLEVKVLAIISELFYMFNDQAQEFDYQELYDKTYHKTERLLEAGCVFSDFGTRRRASLTAEDTAVRAMKDCYDSREWKGRFVGTSNIHLAMKYNLMPVGTMAHEFICAIGGMFGPQMANYMAMEAWRRTYRGALGTYLYDSFGWDIFSYNFSEDFANQFKGLRIDSGDNFEQLEKIIAKYNSFGIDARDKQVLFSNALDTDKAIEIQRYAENRVKPSFGIGTHFTNDFPHVKPMNIVIKLVAVKITESWPFYNETCKISEDKGKHTGKPEVIKRFMEAINYKE, from the coding sequence ATGAGACAGATTATTAATCACTTTACAGACGATGACCTTTATAAGCTTACAATGTGCTGTGCTGTCATTGACAACTATCCACGTGCACATGTTTGCTATCAGTTTGTTGACCGTGACGATACGGTCTATCCAGAAGGCTTTGCACGTGAAGTGGAACATCAAATAGAGTTACTTGAGACGGTTGTTATTACCGACGAAGAAATAAATTTTCTTCGACAGAAGTGCAATTATCTTCCAGAATGGTTCTTGACATACCTCCGCGGCTTTCGCTTTTCACGTGAGTGGGTGAAGGTATGGCAGGATGAGGATAGGCATCTTCATATTGAGTTTGAAGGATTATGGGCTGATACTATTCTGTTAGAGGTAAAGGTTCTTGCCATTATTTCAGAGCTATTCTATATGTTTAACGACCAAGCTCAGGAGTTTGACTATCAAGAACTCTATGATAAGACTTACCATAAGACAGAGCGATTACTTGAAGCCGGATGTGTATTCTCAGACTTTGGTACACGTCGTCGTGCCAGCCTTACAGCAGAAGATACTGCTGTTCGTGCCATGAAGGATTGCTACGACAGTCGCGAATGGAAAGGACGCTTTGTTGGAACAAGCAATATTCATCTTGCCATGAAGTATAATCTTATGCCTGTTGGTACGATGGCGCATGAGTTTATTTGCGCTATTGGTGGTATGTTTGGACCTCAGATGGCAAACTATATGGCTATGGAAGCATGGCGTAGAACTTATCGAGGTGCTTTGGGAACTTACCTTTACGATTCCTTTGGGTGGGATATATTCTCTTATAACTTCTCTGAAGATTTTGCTAATCAGTTCAAGGGGTTGCGCATAGACTCTGGTGATAACTTTGAGCAATTAGAGAAGATCATTGCAAAATATAATTCTTTCGGTATCGATGCACGTGATAAGCAGGTGTTATTCTCAAATGCTTTAGATACGGATAAGGCTATTGAGATACAGCGTTATGCTGAGAACCGAGTGAAGCCTTCATTTGGTATTGGTACTCACTTTACCAATGATTTCCCACATGTAAAACCAATGAACATTGTTATTAAGTTGGTCGCTGTAAAGATTACGGAGTCATGGCCATTCTATAACGAGACCTGTAAGATCTCAGAAGACAAAGGTAAGCATACGGGTAAGCCAGAGGTTATCAAGCGATTCATGGAGGCAATTAATTATAAAGAGTAG
- the hisS gene encoding histidine--tRNA ligase — MANKPSIPKGTRDFGPDEMAKRNYIFDTIKRVYALYGFQQIETPSMETLQTLMGKYGEEGDKLLFKILNSGDYLKAVSDEELKERNTLKMQTKLCEKGLRYDLTVPFARYVVMHRDELQLPFKRYQIQPVWRADRPQKGRYREFYQCDADVVGSDSLLNEVELMQIIDTVFTEFGIRVQIKINNRKILTGIAEVIGEKDKIVDITVAIDKLDKIGLDNVNEELRNNGISEEAIEKLQPIIKLEGTNEEKLDVIAEVLKESETGLKGVEETRFILETLKGSGLNNEIQLDLTLARGLNYYTGAIFEVKALDVQIGSITGGGRYDNLTGIFGMPGISGVGISFGADRIYDVLNTLDLYPKESVQGTQLLFINFGEKETAYCLPIVAAARRAGIRTEMFPDKAKMKKQMSYANAKNIGFVALAGETEMQEGKITLKNMTTGEQELVKPEEIISRF, encoded by the coding sequence ATGGCAAACAAACCTTCCATCCCAAAGGGTACCCGTGACTTCGGTCCAGATGAGATGGCAAAACGAAATTACATATTTGATACCATCAAGCGTGTTTACGCTCTCTATGGCTTTCAGCAGATAGAGACACCTTCTATGGAGACCTTACAGACGTTGATGGGTAAGTATGGTGAAGAAGGAGATAAACTTCTTTTTAAGATACTGAATTCAGGAGATTACTTGAAGGCTGTTAGCGATGAAGAACTTAAGGAGCGCAATACACTAAAGATGCAGACAAAACTCTGCGAAAAGGGATTGCGTTATGACCTTACAGTACCTTTTGCTCGCTACGTGGTGATGCATCGTGATGAGTTGCAGCTACCTTTCAAGCGTTACCAAATACAGCCAGTTTGGCGTGCAGACCGTCCACAGAAGGGTCGTTATCGTGAGTTCTATCAGTGTGATGCCGATGTAGTAGGCTCTGACTCATTACTAAACGAGGTGGAGTTAATGCAGATTATTGACACTGTATTTACAGAGTTTGGCATTCGCGTACAGATAAAGATTAACAATAGAAAGATTCTCACAGGTATAGCTGAAGTAATTGGTGAGAAGGATAAAATTGTTGACATCACAGTTGCTATCGACAAACTTGATAAGATAGGACTTGATAATGTAAACGAAGAACTGCGTAATAATGGAATCTCTGAAGAAGCAATAGAGAAGTTGCAACCTATCATTAAGTTAGAAGGAACCAATGAAGAGAAACTTGATGTTATTGCAGAAGTCTTGAAGGAGAGTGAAACTGGACTAAAAGGTGTTGAAGAAACGCGTTTTATCCTTGAAACATTGAAGGGTTCTGGACTAAACAATGAGATACAGCTCGACCTTACTTTGGCACGTGGATTGAACTATTACACAGGTGCTATCTTTGAGGTTAAGGCCCTTGATGTACAGATTGGTTCTATCACAGGTGGTGGACGTTATGACAACCTAACTGGTATCTTTGGTATGCCAGGTATCTCTGGTGTCGGAATTAGCTTTGGTGCTGACCGCATTTATGATGTTCTTAATACGCTCGACCTCTATCCAAAGGAGAGCGTACAGGGTACACAGCTTCTCTTTATTAACTTCGGAGAGAAGGAAACTGCCTACTGTCTGCCAATTGTTGCAGCTGCACGTAGGGCTGGTATTCGCACTGAAATGTTCCCTGACAAGGCTAAAATGAAGAAACAAATGAGCTATGCCAATGCAAAGAACATTGGTTTTGTTGCCCTTGCAGGTGAAACTGAAATGCAAGAAGGTAAGATAACACTAAAGAATATGACTACTGGCGAACAGGAACTTGTAAAGCCAGAGGAGATTATTAGTAGATTTTAG
- the nrfA gene encoding ammonia-forming cytochrome c nitrite reductase — translation MAKTLKKWQGWLLFGGAMVLVFILGLLCSSMLERRAEVVSVFNNRRTPMTDSIVSQNEKFAADFPREYQTWAMTEDTSFVSKYNSSQEVDVLAERPEMVILWAGYSFSRGYNTPRGHRHCIDDLRKIMRTGSPGVDGQDDIQPGTCWTCKGPDVPRLMREKGTDKFYAAKWSDWGPEVMNTVGCSDCHDARTMELRPARPALYEAWARVGKDVRKASHQEMRSLVCAQCHTEYYFEKENGNYLHFPQEKGMTCEAAEEYYDSIGFYDYINPLSKAKILKAQHPGYELYLQGIHGQRGVSCADCHMPYISEGGVKYTDHHITSPLANISRTCQTCHRQDAETLRQNVYERQQKIYDFRTHVERELAAAHIEAKFAWEKGATEAEMEPVLKDLRKGQWRWDYAVASHGAAFHAPQEVMRLLGSAMEYAKDARLQIARVVARHGFTGQIPLPDVSTKAKAQSYIGLDMTKLNAQKKQFLDTIVPKWIEQARKNKRFITKPM, via the coding sequence ATGGCAAAGACATTAAAGAAATGGCAAGGCTGGCTACTCTTTGGAGGAGCAATGGTTCTCGTGTTCATTCTTGGACTGCTCTGTTCTTCAATGCTTGAAAGAAGAGCTGAGGTTGTAAGTGTGTTCAACAACAGACGTACACCGATGACTGACTCCATTGTATCTCAGAATGAGAAATTTGCAGCTGATTTCCCACGTGAATATCAGACGTGGGCAATGACAGAAGACACAAGTTTCGTGAGTAAGTACAATTCTTCCCAGGAAGTAGATGTACTGGCTGAGAGACCCGAAATGGTTATCCTATGGGCTGGCTATTCTTTCTCAAGAGGGTATAATACACCACGTGGACACCGTCATTGTATTGATGACTTACGTAAGATTATGCGTACAGGAAGTCCAGGTGTTGATGGACAAGATGACATACAGCCAGGAACCTGTTGGACCTGCAAGGGTCCTGATGTTCCACGTCTAATGCGTGAGAAAGGAACTGATAAATTCTATGCTGCCAAGTGGAGCGACTGGGGACCAGAGGTCATGAACACCGTCGGTTGCTCAGACTGCCATGATGCAAGGACGATGGAACTTCGTCCCGCTCGTCCTGCTCTCTATGAGGCATGGGCTCGTGTCGGTAAAGACGTGAGAAAAGCCAGCCATCAAGAGATGCGTAGCCTGGTCTGCGCACAGTGCCACACGGAATACTACTTCGAGAAAGAGAATGGCAACTATCTACATTTCCCTCAAGAAAAGGGTATGACGTGTGAGGCAGCAGAGGAATACTACGATAGTATTGGATTCTATGATTACATTAATCCGTTATCAAAGGCGAAGATTCTAAAGGCACAGCACCCTGGTTATGAATTGTATTTACAGGGAATCCATGGACAGCGTGGTGTTTCATGTGCTGATTGTCATATGCCTTATATCTCTGAGGGTGGTGTAAAATATACAGATCATCATATTACAAGTCCATTAGCAAACATCAGTCGTACTTGCCAGACTTGTCACCGTCAAGATGCTGAAACACTTCGTCAGAATGTATATGAGCGTCAACAGAAGATTTATGACTTCCGTACTCATGTCGAAAGAGAACTTGCTGCAGCACATATTGAAGCTAAATTTGCATGGGAAAAGGGCGCAACTGAGGCTGAGATGGAGCCTGTTTTGAAAGACCTTCGTAAGGGGCAGTGGCGTTGGGACTATGCCGTTGCCAGCCACGGCGCTGCTTTCCATGCTCCACAAGAAGTAATGCGACTCCTTGGAAGTGCAATGGAATATGCAAAGGATGCACGCTTACAGATCGCACGTGTAGTTGCTCGTCACGGCTTTACAGGACAGATTCCTCTTCCTGACGTTTCTACTAAGGCTAAGGCACAGTCTTACATTGGCTTAGATATGACTAAGCTTAATGCACAAAAGAAGCAGTTCCTCGACACTATCGTTCCGAAGTGGATAGAGCAGGCACGCAAGAATAAGCGGTTTATAACTAAACCGATGTAA
- the ccsA gene encoding cytochrome c biogenesis protein CcsA, which yields MIWSYFIIFAVVSVVLWAIGAWAAWRNRRILAFGATGLGLVIFFSYILIMWITLERPPLRTMGETRLWYSFFLPLAGIIVFSRWQYKWILSFSTLLATVFVCVNIFKPEIHSKTLMPALQSPWFAPHVIVYMMAYALLGAAVVMSVYLLFFKKGTDTDKEMEITDNLAYVGLSFMTLGMLMGALWAKEAWGHYWSWDPKETWAAITWLSYLVYVHYRQYRPHIVRPALWVLIIAFILLQMCWWGINYLPSAQGMSVHTYNLS from the coding sequence ATGATTTGGAGTTATTTTATCATATTTGCAGTCGTATCAGTAGTTTTATGGGCTATAGGTGCATGGGCTGCATGGCGTAACCGTCGTATCTTAGCGTTTGGCGCAACAGGTCTTGGACTTGTAATCTTCTTTTCCTACATTCTTATTATGTGGATAACATTGGAGCGTCCACCACTTCGAACGATGGGAGAAACGCGTTTATGGTATAGTTTTTTCCTTCCTTTGGCAGGTATTATTGTCTTTAGTCGTTGGCAGTATAAATGGATATTGAGCTTTTCAACACTTCTTGCAACAGTGTTTGTATGTGTTAATATCTTTAAGCCTGAGATTCATTCCAAGACGCTTATGCCAGCCTTGCAGAGTCCATGGTTTGCTCCTCATGTAATTGTGTATATGATGGCATATGCACTTTTGGGTGCAGCAGTAGTCATGTCGGTCTATCTTCTTTTCTTTAAGAAGGGAACTGATACGGATAAAGAGATGGAGATAACTGATAACCTTGCCTACGTTGGACTATCATTTATGACACTTGGTATGCTTATGGGTGCTTTGTGGGCAAAAGAGGCATGGGGACATTATTGGTCATGGGACCCAAAGGAGACATGGGCAGCTATTACTTGGCTTTCTTATTTGGTCTATGTCCATTATCGTCAGTATCGTCCTCACATTGTTCGTCCAGCCTTATGGGTCCTCATTATAGCCTTCATCTTACTGCAGATGTGCTGGTGGGGCATCAATTATCTGCCGTCAGCACAAGGCATGAGTGTACATACATATAACTTAAGTTAA
- a CDS encoding cytochrome c biogenesis protein ResB, producing MWNKPYTLREGTAIVVGLLVTGGLLQVTIGPLEWGIFAWPANIITVILLVLALIIVYALRKRSYFCRFMSTMQAAIPAIATAAILTLLMGLTKQVAEGKAPIDPLGLTKMLNFWPFILVYLWMTAIVGEVTLNQIAHFSWRRLPTLTSHVGLFLVLTCGTLGSADMLRVKMFCEQGQVEWRGLDAFSAVHHLPVAIQLEKFTIDEYPPKLMLIDNMGLPLPKGKPENILLDKNVKSGQLLDCKIEVLKRIDNAMPVMLSKMVGKMPGGMMSNIRMDSLGQARNKDGYIASDATGTACAILVKVTTGVDANGSSDSGLIKGHKSTVTGWLTCGSYLFPYQSLKLSDGRRLVMPNREPRRFASLVDIYTQDGKNIHTEIEVNKPFSIDGWKIYQLSYNEQMGKWSNLSIFEIVTDPWMPVVYVGIFMLLFGAVGMFLTASRKKEVKL from the coding sequence ATGTGGAATAAACCTTATACACTTAGAGAAGGTACAGCAATAGTTGTTGGTTTATTGGTTACAGGTGGATTATTACAGGTAACAATAGGTCCCTTAGAGTGGGGTATCTTTGCTTGGCCAGCCAACATTATTACAGTAATCTTACTCGTACTGGCACTTATCATAGTCTATGCACTTCGTAAGCGGTCTTATTTCTGTCGTTTCATGTCAACCATGCAAGCGGCGATTCCAGCTATTGCTACAGCTGCAATACTCACTCTTCTTATGGGACTTACCAAACAAGTGGCAGAGGGGAAAGCTCCTATTGACCCACTTGGTCTAACAAAGATGCTTAATTTCTGGCCGTTTATCCTTGTTTACCTATGGATGACAGCCATTGTTGGTGAAGTCACTTTGAATCAAATAGCACATTTCTCTTGGCGTCGCTTGCCAACACTAACGAGTCATGTCGGACTGTTCCTTGTTCTTACATGTGGTACACTTGGTAGTGCAGATATGCTTCGAGTAAAGATGTTTTGCGAGCAAGGACAGGTTGAGTGGCGTGGTCTTGATGCTTTTAGTGCTGTTCATCACCTCCCTGTTGCAATTCAACTGGAGAAGTTTACCATTGATGAATATCCACCTAAGCTCATGCTTATTGACAATATGGGACTTCCGCTTCCTAAGGGAAAACCTGAGAACATTCTTTTAGATAAGAATGTAAAGTCAGGTCAACTGTTAGATTGTAAGATTGAGGTACTCAAGCGTATTGATAATGCTATGCCAGTTATGCTCAGTAAGATGGTTGGTAAGATGCCTGGTGGTATGATGAGCAATATCCGTATGGACTCTTTAGGACAGGCACGTAATAAGGATGGCTATATAGCTTCGGATGCAACAGGTACTGCTTGTGCGATATTGGTAAAGGTAACAACTGGTGTAGATGCTAATGGAAGCAGTGACTCTGGTTTAATTAAAGGTCATAAAAGTACTGTAACTGGTTGGCTCACTTGTGGAAGCTATCTTTTCCCTTATCAGTCTTTGAAACTTAGTGATGGTAGAAGATTGGTTATGCCAAATCGTGAGCCACGTCGTTTCGCTTCACTTGTTGACATCTATACACAGGATGGAAAAAATATTCACACCGAGATAGAGGTTAACAAACCTTTTAGTATTGATGGATGGAAAATCTATCAGCTAAGTTACAATGAACAAATGGGCAAGTGGAGTAATCTAAGTATCTTTGAGATTGTAACAGACCCTTGGATGCCAGTTGTCTATGTAGGTATATTCATGTTGTTATTTGGAGCTGTTGGAATGTTCTTGACAGCAAGTCGTAAGAAGGAGGTTAAGCTATGA
- the nrfH gene encoding cytochrome c nitrite reductase small subunit, giving the protein MKLKTISTKLKSMIDKFLSCISYRQKVTLSILCGVIVGLTGLFFYLLRMHTYIIGDDPAACINCHIMSPYYATWSHSAHARNTTCNDCHVPNDNVATHYAFKGMDGMKHVAYFVTFNESQTIQAESASAEVIMDNCIRCHKQLNQEFVNTGRIDYMEAQRGEGKACWDCHRDVAHMKMNSLSSTPGAEYVEPMPPSPVPDWLQKMLGKKK; this is encoded by the coding sequence ATGAAATTAAAAACCATATCTACCAAATTGAAAAGTATGATAGATAAGTTTCTATCATGCATCTCATATCGGCAAAAGGTTACATTATCTATTTTGTGCGGTGTGATAGTAGGATTAACAGGGTTATTCTTTTATCTTCTACGTATGCATACCTATATAATAGGTGATGACCCAGCGGCATGTATTAATTGCCATATCATGTCACCTTATTATGCTACGTGGTCACACTCTGCACATGCTCGTAACACCACATGTAACGATTGTCACGTTCCTAATGATAACGTTGCTACACACTATGCTTTTAAAGGTATGGATGGAATGAAGCATGTAGCTTATTTTGTTACATTTAATGAATCGCAAACTATTCAGGCAGAATCAGCATCCGCAGAAGTGATAATGGATAACTGCATCCGCTGCCATAAACAATTAAATCAAGAGTTTGTTAATACAGGCAGAATAGATTACATGGAGGCTCAGCGTGGTGAAGGTAAAGCCTGCTGGGATTGTCATCGTGATGTAGCACACATGAAGATGAATTCTCTCTCAAGTACTCCTGGTGCAGAATATGTGGAACCAATGCCACCTTCTCCTGTTCCAGATTGGTTGCAAAAAATGTTAGGAAAGAAAAAATAA
- a CDS encoding Fur family transcriptional regulator — MTKDIVKKRVRDILDEYLEANNHRKTSERYAILDAVYDMGEHFSLDELGAALEKNNFRVSRATLYNTMRLFIELRLVVRHRFIGQTKYEACYNNEDHIHQICTLCGTVTEVDSPEIADAIKNTKFHRFRRDGFSLYIYGICSRCQAALSRQRSKFLTQKQVKNSHKSK, encoded by the coding sequence GTGACTAAAGATATAGTCAAAAAAAGAGTTCGAGACATTCTGGATGAATACCTCGAAGCTAACAATCATCGCAAGACATCAGAGCGATATGCCATTTTGGATGCGGTGTATGACATGGGAGAACATTTCTCCTTAGATGAATTGGGTGCAGCACTTGAAAAGAATAATTTTCGAGTTTCTCGTGCCACACTTTACAATACGATGCGTCTTTTCATTGAATTACGTCTCGTAGTCAGACATCGGTTCATCGGTCAAACCAAGTATGAGGCATGCTATAACAATGAAGATCATATCCATCAGATCTGTACGCTATGCGGAACAGTGACAGAGGTTGATTCCCCAGAGATTGCGGATGCTATAAAGAACACAAAGTTCCACCGCTTTCGCCGAGATGGTTTCTCCTTATATATATATGGCATATGTTCACGCTGTCAAGCCGCCTTGTCGCGTCAGAGAAGCAAGTTTCTTACACAGAAACAAGTAAAAAACTCACATAAAAGCAAATGA